From Clavelina lepadiformis chromosome 9, kaClaLepa1.1, whole genome shotgun sequence, the proteins below share one genomic window:
- the LOC143471377 gene encoding 4-galactosyl-N-acetylglucosaminide 3-alpha-L-fucosyltransferase FUT6-like: MSYRLEADIVQPYGTAIGSLSSVSSRLNQDKESLLNDILKKKVKLALWAVSNCGFTSGAVYRMKFVEQLEAAGLQLDLKGKCFSGRQDVNFENYKFYLAFENSIDCEYYITEKFFVNSLAAGAVPVVLGPSRHSYETTAPPGSFIYAPDFSVHGLVEYLNYLDKNETAYRQYFEWRFRSKEDMPYQDRSYGYCQLCRVLHGINVDNLYNPLYGQNYSNIPLFGFSKKPRIIASLANAFYGNENRECLLTIEEVTALFRRICLSACLILNIYAVLLQNSKKIRGTPENLWQHTSVPRQQGGFTPNTLVFSATGIAEP, from the exons ATGTCTTACAG GTTAGAAGCAGATATTGTTCAACCTTATGGTACCGCAATTGGAAGTTTGTCGTCTGTTAGTAGTAGACTCAACCAAGACAAAGAAAGTTTGCTCAACGATATCCTGAAGAAGAAAGTAAAACTTGCACTTTGGGCGGTGTCAAATTGTGGATTTACATCTGGAGCTGTTTACCGGATGAAATTCGTAGAGCAATTAGAGGCGGCTGGTTTACAACTGGATTTGAAAGGAAAGTGCTTTTCGGGCCGCCAAGATGTCAATTTTGAAAACTACAAGTTTTACTTAGCATTTGAAAACAGCATTGACTGCGAATATTAcataacagaaaaattttttgtcaattcATTAGCAGCAGGTGCAGTACCAGTAGTGCTTGGCCCTTCCAGGCACAGTTATGAAACAACAGCACCACCGGGATCTTTCATATACGCTCCAGATTTTTCAGTTCATGGTTTGGTAGAATATTTAAATTACCTGGACAAAAACGAAACTGCATACCGACAGTATTTTGAATGGAGATTTAGGTCTAAAGAAGACATGCCATATCAAGACAGAAGTTATGGATACTGTCAGTTATGTCGTGTTTTGCATGGAATAAACGTTGATAACTTGTATAATCCACTGTATGGTCAAAACTACTCGAATATTCCACTGTTTGGATTTAGCAAAAAGCCTAGAATTATCGCTTCCCTGGCCAACGCGTTTTACGGAAATGAAAACAGAGAATGCTTATTAA ctattgaagaaGTTACAGCGCTTTTTAGacgcatatgcttgtctgcatgccttattttaaatatttatgcagTTCTtctccaaaattccaaaaagattcgcggaACACCTGAAAATTTGTGGCAGCACACTAGTGTGCCGC GACAGCAAGGTGGTTTTACACCAAATACCCTTGTTTTCTCTGCTACTGGGATAGCAGAGCCATAG